The DNA region CGCGTTGCACTTACACTGTAATACTAATACAGTAATCGAATAATTGTGCAAATGGTAAAATACGATCTATGAATTGCGGTCCATCTATCCAAGGAATTAAGTGCGCATGCGTAAAATaaataggtgccctgacggatgacattTAGACTCTTCCAGCCTAGTAGACTGGAAATGTGAACAGTCTACTTCCGATCAGTTATTTCCTGATGTTAAGGGATTCCCCTGTTAAGTACCAATTAGTTCGAGTTGAGTTTACATATCTCGTGTTATGTTGACAAcgctcgagttgagtttacacatcgctcgtgttatgttgacatcgctcgagttgagtttacacatcgctcgtgttatgttgacatcgttcgagttgagtttacacatcgctcgtgttatgttgacatcgctcgagttgagtACTGTATACATATCGCTCGTATTATGTTGACACACATGCGCAACAGAGATAAACATTGATACACGCCCTCATCTTCCAGTATATTGGgcaagaagaaaaaaaaacaattagataaataaaaaaaaggcacgttcattaatttatttttattttgaattttaatcgTTTTAACAGTATATTACAGAGCCTATGACGTTTTTGTAATCtgcattttaattgtttttaacaatattttaacgtaggcctaaatagtattttaaaattgtcttttgcaatttgatgtatttttctttgttattttattgtcttaatttatatgccaagcaaaacgaatttccattttaatttttgttttgttttgtgtcctttttttgaaaattaaaaaaactttgaATGAAAAGcagaaaattgttttatatatgtGAAAACATTCACGAAAAGATTTTGTTGAAGATTAGCAAGATATTAGTTTGTTCAATAAATTGTTGGTAAGActttgaaaaacattttgttggCATATTCATATTGTTTAATCATTGTACGATGAAAGTGCTAACATTAATAAAGATAAGGTGGACAGTAGAATACTGAATCTTGCAGGCCATTAAACCTGACATTTAAAAAGGTAACAACAACATTATATTATGTTTTCATCATCTTATAGTTACTAAGTCAATAATCTAAAAGTTGCATTGTACATGAAATAGCTCTTTACTTCTAACAATTGCTATAATccatataataatacaaatcccttttactattttttaaaatagccTTTATTATacttaaatacagtattgttaattttatttacagtaatataataatattattatgaggCCTATACAAGTTTTTATTTCTGTTACCAGTGCGATTCACAGTCACCACTATGTCTTCTTCGGTCaagattttataataataagtaaaataattattatcttattattgGGTAACATGTATATAAGGCAATTATACTAgtgtcaatattaatattattatgtaacttctTATTATAGAGAACCCTTGGGGACACCTTAAAGAACTAACAAGCGTTCTTATTATAGAGAACCCTTGGGGACACCTTAAAGAACCAACAAGCGTTCTTATTATAGAGAACCCTTGGGGAAACCTTAAAGAACCAACAAGCGTTCTCTTTTAAAGAGGTGTCCTCTGAATCAGTATTAAAATAGTAAACATATTATTACCCAATCAGTCGTTTTGCGgtaaagtgtctccttaataggggtatcccGTTTAGGGGGTCTCAAATTAGGGGTTGTACTATAATTAAGAAACCTGTGTAAATTAAACAACAAATTCCACAGATCACAAAGTTACTGTATCGTGTTATCTGTATAACCTTTTATAATGTATTCCCAAACCCCTCCCCTCCACCCTCACATTAGAATACACAGTACGTAATAAAAGATATTAATTTGtacactaaaataaaaaaaaaatttaaagtagaaatattaaatactaaacatccaatttttatacactttattaaaataAGGTCATGTGATTGTGTCTTACGtagttaaatgtaaaaacatacttttaattaattttataattaaacaaaaattaatatttccaaatattaagATAACAACAGAACATTTAAATACACAACTTAAACAATTAAGACATAAATGGTAATAATTTAGTTCGTGTACACTTGCTTTAATAATGTGATTGTTCCTGATCTGTTCTGATTACGAACATTTAACAtaaatgttttcatgttttgtagttattttaataattaaatatttttacattgtttgATCTGTGGTTTGCCACTACAGCTCTCCTTGGTCTTTCTGAGATTGCAGCCATCCCACATGGAGTATCCAACCCATCATCTTTGTTATCTATTCGTTTAATGAATTTACCATTTTGATCAAATAGTTGTAGTTTATGATTACTGGATACTATCATATTCCCACCCATATCTATGGTTATGCCATGAGGACACCAGACGTTACCATCTTCTGTACCGTAGCCTACAAGAATCTTAATCAGCTTATCATTACCATCAAACATTTGTATTCTGCAATTTCCAAATTCAGCAACAATCAAATGACCATCCTTTGTTACAGCAACATCTTCTGGTTTTTTCATTTGACCGGCTTCACTACCTTCAGAACTTATCTTTCCCAGTAGACTACCATCATCAATATTGAATTTAAACACACAGTGACATTCATAATCTGCTACATATAACATCCTGGTCTTTTGGTTTACTGTTACTCCCATTGGATATTTTAATACTCCTTTACCAAAGGTTCGGATTTCATGATATTGATTATCACACATTACAACACATTTACCTAAATCATCACTATACACCATGTGACCATTGCCTATTAGATGCGTTTGATTGACTTGTACATTTTGTGGTATTCGTATCTTAGAAACAAAACCACCTGATTGATCAAACTTTATTAAATCTTTACTGTAACTTGATACCAACATACATCCATCAGTATCCAATACTACGTCTGTCACCTTATCTTCTTTATCATGTTCTTTATACTCTGATATGATGTTTGTGGTATGTACAAGTCCAAGAGGTTCCACCTTGATACTCACTGGTGAACCTATGACATGTAACAAATCTCCATCAGTGATATCCATTTGCCAATCCCCTTCCAAATTGCATCTACCTGTTACTGTGTATTCTCCCTTTCTGTGTACTACTTCAGTGGCTGATTTCTCACCTGATGAGTTGCTTAGTGTGGCTGTTAATTGACCAACATCACTCTCTGCTAGAATTGATATTCTCACACTAAATGGCTGTCCTTTTGTAACTGAAATGTTCTCATCTTCTTTATTAACCTTGTATATACCACCAACAGTGATAAGTTTACCAACACCTTCATGATTCATCAACTCAACCAGTTTTGGAGATGGAATAAATTTTAGTGTAATTCTTGTTTTAGCAAATGATTTATCCAATTCATCTGCTGCAGCGTCATTCTCAACTACAGTGATAGTTGTCTGGTATGATGCAAGGTTTTCTGTTTCTGTTGGTTTATTCATTGTTTTCTTGATTGATTCCATCAACGTGTTTACTTGTGTCAGCTTTGATTCAATACTTTTAACTTGACGATCAATAACTTTGCTTTGTTCTTTATAAATCTGTGTAATATTTGCCATCATTATCTTCGTTTCTTCCTTCACCTTTCTGATAATTTTACTCTCGTGAATTTCAATCGCTGTTCTGCTTAACTTTAAATTAGATTCAAACTCTGATCTCTCTTTAGTAATAACATCTAATTTCTCTTTTAGTTGTCTCTTAATGCCTTCAGCTGTCTTCATAGTTTCAGTAACAGTTTTGTTGATGTCATTCAGAGCTGTCTCCATTGGTATCACCTTGTGTTGATTTCTATAACAACTGAGAATATGTTTGCAATCTTCACATGCAGGAAGTTTACATGTACGACAGTAATCTTCCAGCTTTTTATCCGGGTGATTTTTGCAGTTTAGTGAATCTTCACTTTGTTCTTCTATGTCTGTATCCAGTGTGTATAGTGGATGGTTCGCCAGCGCAGGGAACATCTTATGATGTTGGATGCATTGCCTACACATATACATTTCACATTCAGAGCAATAGTCCTGAGGTTGATTCGCACATCTTGAGCATGCTTCTGGTTTTTCGGATTCAATCTTCTCAACGTATTCAACTAGGTAACTGATTGTTTCATTGCACTTCAAATGTTTCAAAGCACCATCTTTAAGATCGTACGTCTGACGGCATTTTGGACATCGTATCTTGCCGTGTCTTCTCATCAAATCTTGCAGGCAGTTAAGACAGTAAATGTGAAGACAGTTAAGCGCCTTTGGATCTGTGAATCTTTGTAGACAGATTGAACATTCCAGATCTCTTTTGTCAAAAAACTTTACTGTTTTAGCAGACAtctgtaaaatataatacagtatttttttcagTTAGTGTAAACTATAAGATGTATTCCAGAAGGAAGGACAGAGTGCGAGGATGATCATGATCAACATAACCCTAATGTTGGCTTTGGATGGATggctaagaaataaaataagaaaatgctTTCTAAAATGTCTACTATTAAAAGAAGAGCAACCAACATAAAGTACGGTAACCtctgtaaattattatttacggGAAAACAATCTAAAACCATCATATTCTAATGCAAAGATCAACAAATTGAGTTGAATGGGATAAAttgtaatgattttaaaaattgagGCGGGGCCATGATGAATTCTGTCACGAATACAACATTCGTTATTTGCTTCATAACCGTCACACATTGTCTAACAACTTGTTTTCAATTTCATGTATTGAAATGGCGACACCATGCAGTAGATATACAGTCGGAATTTACAAATATAACCCAATCTATCGTATcgaatacaattataaaaatgtttacccAAGCTAAAAAGCGTGGCCTACAATAGTAGGGCCTACCTTCAATCGTTAAAATGAGAGAAATATGGCTGGATACAAATATTATCCATGTGTGTTATAATACACATTGTATATAGAACCTTATTTTTATCATAGAAAAGGTTATTACTAACTTTGAAAATGTTGTAATCTTCAAAAGACTGTAAATATTCAGACGAACCTTCTACTTGTGTTCCTGTTCCTGCTGTCTGTTGTGTATTAGGGAATATACCTTCTGGCCTTCAAATACTGTTATTTAACGTTCTTTCTAGTAGACTGGAAATGTGTACCGTACTTGTGTTCCTGTTCCTGCTGTCTATTGTGTATCAGACAATGTACACTCTGGccttcaaatatttttattgaacgTTCTTTCATCTAGCCTAGTAGACTGGAAATGTGAACTGTACTTGCGATCAGTTGAATGTGTGTAGATTATTAGTGCTTGATAATATAACATTTGTATTTAGAAAATCAGGGTagtaaattaataacaaaaaaaaacttcttTGTTTGCTCTTTTACGTAATTGTGCAATAGAGGTAAACAAAAGTCAGTTTACATAAGATAGtgttaacaatatatttaatattaacgTTATATTTTTACACACGAAAGACCCTTTTGAGAAGTTGACTCAAACTTGTGTgtgaataggcctatactttataTAATTTCTTATGCGGATTTTAATCCTAAGTTATTAATAAAAGTTAATGAGTGCCTGGTCCTCGAAAGACAATATGGgttataatgttattgttttaatccgttttaattattaaatacggTTTGTCGATGTTTACACAAATTAAGTTGGAAAAAATAGGCCCTTTAATTTGAATTCATGAGCAATTTGTAACTATAATTAAAATTGGGAAAATCCAGTGTTCTGATTAGACTTGctttatgtatttgtgtttgCCAGTTACGCTTAGCAACTAGAGACAAAAAAAGCACCAATAGATTTATCATGTAACCAGGTCCAtggatttattattaacttgTATAGACCAATAGATTTATCACGTAACCAGGTGCAtggatttattattaacttagaCCAATAGATTTATCACGTAACCAGGTCCAtggatttattattaacttgTATAGACCAATAGATTTATCATGTAACCAGGTGCAtggatttattattaacttatatAGACCAATAGATTTATCATGTAACCAGGTGCAtggatttattattaacttatatAGACCAATAGATTTATCACGTAACCAGGTCCAtggatttattattaacttgTATAGACCAATAGATTTATCACGTAACCAGGTCCAtggatttattattaacttagaCCAATAGATTTATCACGTAACCAGGTCCAtggatttattattaacttagaCCAATAGATTTATCACGTAACCAGGTCCAtggatttattattaacttgTATAGACCAATAGATTTATCACGTAACCAAGTGCAtggatttattattaacttatatAGACCAATAGATTTATCACGTAACCTGGTCCATGGATTTGttattaactatttatttgtatttaaatcaaCAAAAGTTAACTAAATTAAGTATGGTAACACAATGTTGCATAAAACAAGAATAAGGctattgaatgaatgaatgtttgGTTCAAACTATGTCCTTTGAACAATGATATTTCTTCCTACTGGGTGCAtgatttattacagtattttgtcATCATTTTTTCCAATCGTTCAATTTACACAAACAATTAACTCGTTGAATGAGTAATGTTCGTAATTCAAATTCTTTATAAATGGCAAGCATGCGCAGTCATATACAGCGGAATTATACATTACCAATCACTTATTTAGATTTgaagtgaaaattgaaaaagctGAAACTTCAAtcttgttttataacacacctaaactaagtttaaattcaaatttattgtaAATTGCGAGCATGCACAGTCATACACAGCGCAATCACGCATTACCAACAATCacttattttgaattgaattgaaaatcgAAAAACTAAATCTTCAAtcagtaaaaataatacatagcgTAGCACATAGCGATACAacatcaaccaatcaaatgacaaagaCAGGCATGGATGTACcctgtaggcctaatacaacAAATTGTATAAAACCTAATTTTTACAACACCTAATAATTGTAGAGAAAGTATtacttgcattgaaaatgtcGCAGACgtctttctttttaaatgttgaCTGAAATTATTCAGGCGAACTTGTGTTCCCGTCTGATGTGTGTTAGCCAAATATACCTTTGGTCCCCTTtaacgttattttctatataGGTGTATATCTTCTGCGATCAGTTGAATATGTGAAGGATATTTTGTGACAATACGTCTGTTAAAAGGTGTATTGCACAATGTAAGGTACCAAGTTCACTGCaatgtacatatatatataacaacGTTGTATTTGGATAACCAGGGTAgtagtatactgtagtattaagAACTTTGTTCTTTTGCGAACAGTTTAATTTAATAAGTAAATAGATAGACAAGCCGGTTTAACTACAAACTCTGTGACAAAAAAcgagtctgatagtgtagacagagctttagactgaGAGAAAGCTACCACCTAGATTCAAACCCGGAATCTTCTGCTTGTATGCGGACACCCTAACAATTAGACCACTGGACTTTCATGGTATGGTTCAAATGTGATTGTATTGTATAGCGACATTTTAACACCCTTGACGAGGTATGGTAAAACAACACTGGTCCTCAATTGTACACATGTGCAACAGAGATAAAAATTGATACGGCGCCTCATCTTCCAGTTCATATAAGGCAAGAAGAAAataaggccatatacatggctgcagtcgcgtgctcaaatttgagttagtatttaccgaccgaccaaccgtcCGACcaacataacaaataaaaacatttagatAATAGGTACGTTCataaatttacttttattttgaattttaatcgTTTTAACAGTATATTACAGAGCCTATGACGTTTTTGTAATCtgcatttttaattgtttttaaacagtACGgtattttaacagtattttaacataggcctataaatagtattttagcATTGCCTTTGCAATTGgatgtatttttcttgttttatctatatataaatttacgtaagggcaaaattcggtaaatcgcgcgttacttctagaatgtttactcgatggtatataaagttggttcgtactttcgatactgattttaaccacctgatgcaaccctgtttactaattaaattgagttcgataattagttattgacgattaaaacgaatttaggttcaacgatttgctccaaataggggtgttttccgatcgtggtatacactgtctaatgcatgtccatcttgaaaaatacccgcatacaataatacgaggatgcttcgcattttcctatctcctcctacgataattgttattaatcgctgaaaaccggttgaacagctcgagtaaagcatcataatgttgaagacaggccgattttctttaaaaaatactattttgatagaggGGGTTTTCACAAATcgttttacattttataaacatatacactgacgtcgtagtgatgtatcgttacatgtactgtactaatacaatcgactaggacggtgatagtttcaacaaagtattacatcgcaatgttttactgtgtttagtggtatattatttgtaaaatatgaaaacaattaatatttcgttactaaatggataaagaatatatttaaaaattgttcctctttgcacccatcctcttccccatccctcaaccctatgttacatacaaaacacaaattaagtttgtttaaatttgacttttaaacaatttttctctttcggaagtaattccagggtgttaattttagttgagtacataaatcacagtgtctatttattcgttcctgtaaacgacatgtattattgtcctgcggta from Antedon mediterranea chromosome 2, ecAntMedi1.1, whole genome shotgun sequence includes:
- the LOC140039889 gene encoding tripartite motif-containing protein 2-like, whose product is MSAKTVKFFDKRDLECSICLQRFTDPKALNCLHIYCLNCLQDLMRRHGKIRCPKCRQTYDLKDGALKHLKCNETISYLVEYVEKIESEKPEACSRCANQPQDYCSECEMYMCRQCIQHHKMFPALANHPLYTLDTDIEEQSEDSLNCKNHPDKKLEDYCRTCKLPACEDCKHILSCYRNQHKVIPMETALNDINKTVTETMKTAEGIKRQLKEKLDVITKERSEFESNLKLSRTAIEIHESKIIRKVKEETKIMMANITQIYKEQSKVIDRQVKSIESKLTQVNTLMESIKKTMNKPTETENLASYQTTITVVENDAAADELDKSFAKTRITLKFIPSPKLVELMNHEGVGKLITVGGIYKVNKEDENISVTKGQPFSVRISILAESDVGQLTATLSNSSGEKSATEVVHRKGEYTVTGRCNLEGDWQMDITDGDLLHVIGSPVSIKVEPLGLVHTTNIISEYKEHDKEDKVTDVVLDTDGCMLVSSYSKDLIKFDQSGGFVSKIRIPQNVQVNQTHLIGNGHMVYSDDLGKCVVMCDNQYHEIRTFGKGVLKYPMGVTVNQKTRMLYVADYECHCVFKFNIDDGSLLGKISSEGSEAGQMKKPEDVAVTKDGHLIVAEFGNCRIQMFDGNDKLIKILVGYGTEDGNVWCPHGITIDMGGNMIVSSNHKLQLFDQNGKFIKRIDNKDDGLDTPCGMAAISERPRRAVVANHRSNNVKIFNY